The following coding sequences lie in one Spirochaetota bacterium genomic window:
- a CDS encoding mucoidy inhibitor MuiA family protein, whose product MKNALILALCLSALLIGSSLPAPGAEETVTGSEISSVKLYQNQALITRQARLSLKKGENTVVLAGLPSTLHDWSAKGALPKDFAGKIMSIEVEQKALLSKHQQSVVEIEKKLDALQEKDLEHLHTLKTLQSQEDFLNSIVTFTTQAASQELATRIPQIGVWNDTLNYVSEKRRQILAQRRETEKAREELGKLIQQLEFDLRQIAGYDYFDNYQSLNKAVMDNRASLNVQQFAQTTEKYAEKRRLLNEPTEKIDIEKRFLVQIFSSKDDAALFTFSYLIPDTSWQMLYDVRASHENKTISLLVFANIYQHTGEDWKAVELALSTGSPSQAIRPPVLAGWYLDIGHRYARDIEGASGAADYASSKVAMAKEMKKAKKDGGGGDEEYAPVPEAEVSEKGPFMEIGLPLEQSIASTTKQQKKYVQEYSLKESDKIKFYYEVIPAKAREGFLKVKISNSTQLPWLAGEAQIFLENEFMGKAEVPFTPKGKEETVALGLESRITAQKELVKKYEDTSGLFGGNRRILYTYKITVENQLPAQASVTVVDNTPVSRNEKIKAEVQNLSLSYTKDAEFEKSSDYAQGLRKWMIDIPAHQKKEISYEVVVSFDKETPVQGLR is encoded by the coding sequence ATGAAAAACGCACTTATACTGGCACTTTGCCTGTCGGCCCTTCTGATCGGATCGTCGCTGCCCGCCCCCGGCGCGGAAGAGACCGTCACCGGGAGTGAGATCTCCTCGGTCAAGCTCTACCAGAACCAGGCGCTCATCACCCGCCAGGCGAGGCTTTCCCTTAAAAAAGGCGAGAACACCGTGGTGCTCGCCGGTCTCCCCAGCACCCTGCACGACTGGTCGGCGAAGGGCGCGCTTCCGAAAGATTTCGCGGGGAAGATAATGAGCATCGAGGTCGAGCAGAAGGCGCTTCTCTCCAAGCACCAGCAGAGCGTCGTGGAAATCGAGAAGAAGCTCGACGCGCTCCAGGAAAAGGACCTCGAGCACCTGCACACGCTCAAGACGCTCCAGTCCCAGGAGGATTTCCTGAATTCCATCGTCACCTTCACGACACAGGCCGCCTCCCAGGAGCTTGCCACGCGCATCCCGCAGATAGGCGTGTGGAACGACACGCTCAACTACGTGAGCGAGAAACGCAGGCAGATACTCGCCCAGCGGCGCGAGACGGAAAAGGCGCGCGAGGAGCTCGGGAAGCTCATCCAGCAGCTCGAATTCGACTTGCGCCAGATCGCGGGCTACGATTATTTCGACAACTACCAGTCCCTGAACAAGGCCGTGATGGACAACCGGGCGTCGTTGAACGTGCAGCAGTTCGCGCAGACCACCGAGAAGTACGCCGAGAAGCGCAGGCTCCTGAACGAACCCACCGAGAAGATCGATATCGAGAAGCGGTTTCTGGTGCAGATATTTTCCTCGAAGGACGACGCGGCCCTCTTTACCTTCAGTTACCTGATCCCGGACACCTCCTGGCAGATGCTCTACGACGTGCGCGCGAGCCACGAGAACAAGACCATAAGCCTGCTCGTCTTCGCCAACATCTACCAGCACACGGGCGAGGACTGGAAGGCGGTCGAGCTCGCCCTGTCGACCGGTTCCCCCTCGCAGGCCATACGTCCGCCCGTGCTCGCGGGCTGGTACCTGGACATCGGGCACCGCTACGCGCGGGACATCGAGGGCGCGTCCGGCGCGGCCGATTACGCCTCGTCGAAGGTTGCCATGGCCAAGGAGATGAAAAAGGCCAAGAAGGACGGCGGCGGAGGCGATGAAGAATACGCCCCCGTACCGGAGGCAGAGGTGAGCGAAAAAGGACCCTTCATGGAGATCGGGCTTCCGCTCGAGCAGAGCATCGCGTCCACGACCAAGCAGCAGAAGAAGTACGTCCAGGAGTACTCGCTCAAGGAGAGCGACAAAATCAAGTTCTACTACGAGGTCATACCGGCCAAGGCGCGCGAGGGCTTTTTAAAAGTGAAGATCTCAAATTCGACCCAGCTTCCCTGGCTCGCAGGGGAGGCGCAGATATTCCTGGAAAACGAGTTCATGGGCAAGGCCGAGGTGCCGTTCACCCCGAAGGGCAAGGAGGAAACGGTCGCGCTCGGTCTTGAATCGCGCATAACGGCGCAGAAGGAGCTCGTGAAGAAGTACGAGGACACCTCGGGCCTTTTCGGGGGGAACCGGCGCATACTCTACACCTACAAGATCACCGTGGAGAATCAGCTCCCCGCCCAGGCGTCCGTCACCGTCGTGGACAACACGCCCGTTTCCCGCAACGAGAAGATAAAGGCCGAGGTCCAGAACCTTTCGCTGTCCTACACGAAGGATGCGGAGTTCGAAAAGTCGTCGGATTACGCGCAGGGGCTCAGGAAATGGATGATCGATATTCCGGCGCACCAGAAGAAGGAGATCAGCTACGAGGTGGTGGTGTCGTTCGACAAGGAGACGCCGGTGCAGGGGCTACGGTAA
- a CDS encoding type II toxin-antitoxin system death-on-curing family toxin, whose product MPEFLTLADIVEIHKDQIARYGGMTGVRDIALLTSALAMPETSFDGKLLHAGNFEIAAAYAFHLCQNHPFIDGNKRVALMAALVFLELNGIQIQDPAGELYRMMMGTANGRLGKPEIAEILRRLATGARTEGAPPQLPLP is encoded by the coding sequence ATGCCGGAATTTTTAACCCTCGCAGATATCGTAGAAATCCACAAGGACCAGATAGCGCGGTATGGCGGGATGACGGGAGTTCGAGACATCGCGTTGCTGACTTCGGCGCTCGCCATGCCGGAAACCAGCTTCGACGGAAAACTCCTCCATGCCGGCAATTTTGAAATCGCCGCGGCATACGCGTTTCACCTATGCCAGAATCACCCTTTTATCGATGGGAATAAGCGGGTCGCCCTGATGGCTGCGCTGGTATTCCTGGAATTAAACGGAATTCAGATTCAAGACCCCGCCGGCGAGCTCTACAGGATGATGATGGGGACGGCGAACGGCAGGTTAGGCAAACCTGAAATTGCGGAGATTCTCAGGCGGCTTGCAACGGGCGCCCGAACTGAAGGGGCGCCGCCGCAATTGCCCTTACCGTAG
- a CDS encoding AbrB/MazE/SpoVT family DNA-binding domain-containing protein — protein sequence MVKKLIQHGNSSALIIDKALMEVLKIDADTPLEIATDGKNLFISPVHNENRTKDLHTALEKLNKVHGATLKRLAE from the coding sequence ATGGTTAAAAAGCTGATCCAACACGGCAACAGTTCCGCGCTTATCATCGATAAGGCGTTAATGGAAGTTTTAAAAATCGATGCGGACACTCCGCTGGAAATCGCCACGGACGGGAAAAACCTCTTCATCTCTCCAGTTCACAATGAAAACCGTACCAAAGATTTGCATACGGCGCTGGAAAAGCTCAACAAGGTTCACGGGGCGACTTTGAAGCGGCTCGCCGAATAA
- a CDS encoding 2-oxoacid:ferredoxin oxidoreductase subunit gamma, with the protein MYYDVIMAGFGGQGIQIISQIVAVAAIKKGLSVTYLPSYGVEKRGGRTNVTLVVSDGEIGSMVTNTPVSIIAMDTIALEKYQPMVTPGGLVIANTSLIAKELLSRDDIDNLPIPCNEEAIAMGNSRVANMIALGAFIARAHFLEYADIEGVMQEVVPERLRQTIPGNLAAIRRGMEIAANGKR; encoded by the coding sequence ATGTATTATGACGTGATCATGGCGGGCTTTGGCGGGCAGGGAATACAGATCATCAGCCAGATCGTGGCGGTGGCCGCGATCAAGAAGGGGTTGTCGGTGACGTACCTTCCCTCGTATGGCGTCGAGAAGCGCGGGGGGCGCACCAATGTGACGCTCGTCGTGTCGGACGGGGAGATAGGCTCGATGGTCACGAACACACCCGTCTCGATTATCGCCATGGATACCATCGCGCTGGAGAAGTATCAGCCCATGGTCACCCCGGGCGGGCTCGTCATCGCAAACACGAGCCTTATCGCGAAGGAGCTCCTGTCCCGCGACGATATCGACAACCTCCCCATCCCCTGCAACGAGGAGGCCATCGCGATGGGAAACTCCAGGGTCGCGAATATGATCGCGCTGGGCGCCTTCATCGCACGCGCGCACTTCCTTGAATACGCCGATATCGAGGGCGTCATGCAGGAGGTCGTGCCCGAGAGACTCAGGCAGACCATCCCCGGCAACCTCGCGGCGATACGGCGCGGGATGGAGATCGCCGCGAATGGGAAACGTTAA
- a CDS encoding 2-oxoglutarate oxidoreductase, with protein MNAVFKRPESLNPALTHFCPGCTHGIAHRLIAEAMDELGIVDRTVGIPGVGCCVFLYTYFPIDVLESPHGRAPACATGMKRAQPDKIIFCYQGDGDMAAIGTSEIIHAANRGENVTVFFINNSVYGMTGGQMAPTTLLGQQTTTSPYGREFKNEGYPIRMAEMLATLEGVAYSTRVSLHSPKHVNQAKKAIIKAFEMQINEMGFSVVEMLSTCNTNWRVSPLEALNVIEREMIPYYPLGVFKERTGKDFL; from the coding sequence ATGAACGCAGTCTTTAAAAGGCCCGAGAGCCTCAATCCCGCGCTCACGCATTTTTGCCCCGGCTGCACGCACGGCATCGCGCACCGCCTCATCGCCGAGGCGATGGACGAGCTGGGCATCGTCGACCGCACGGTGGGCATACCCGGGGTGGGGTGCTGCGTGTTCCTCTATACGTATTTCCCCATTGACGTGCTCGAGTCCCCCCACGGGAGGGCCCCCGCATGCGCGACGGGTATGAAGCGCGCCCAGCCGGATAAAATCATCTTTTGCTACCAGGGCGACGGCGACATGGCGGCGATAGGCACGTCGGAGATCATCCACGCCGCGAACAGGGGCGAAAACGTTACGGTCTTCTTCATCAACAATTCCGTGTACGGGATGACCGGCGGCCAGATGGCGCCCACCACCCTACTGGGGCAGCAGACCACCACGAGCCCGTACGGGCGCGAATTTAAAAACGAGGGCTACCCCATCCGCATGGCCGAGATGCTCGCGACCCTCGAGGGAGTGGCGTATTCCACGCGGGTTTCCCTCCACAGTCCCAAGCACGTGAACCAGGCGAAGAAGGCGATCATCAAGGCCTTCGAGATGCAGATCAACGAGATGGGATTCTCCGTGGTCGAGATGCTCTCGACCTGCAACACGAACTGGCGTGTCTCCCCGCTCGAGGCGCTCAACGTAATCGAACGCGAGATGATCCCGTATTACCCGCTGGGTGTTTTTAAAGAGAGGACGGGAAAGGATTTCCTGTAG
- the vorB gene encoding 3-methyl-2-oxobutanoate dehydrogenase subunit VorB, producing MTDLKLTKGNIALAEGALQAGCRYYFGYPITPQNDIPEYLARQLPKLGGTFIPAESEIASINMVMGAAAAGKRAMTSSSGPGISLMQEALSYMAGSDTPCVVVNIMRCGPGLGGISPTQGDYSQAVHGGGHGDYHNIVLAPASVQEMFDLTIKAFELADKYRNPAMVIADAMIGQFQEPCRLTPKEPVVLPEKPWALTGRKGRTPQLIKSLYLGDGEQEAHNMLLVRKYREIQDNEVMCEEWHLDDAEVMIIAFGTPSRVAKTAIIQARAQGIKVGLLRPLTVFPFPSKQVYEHSSRIPNVLVVEMNTGQMLRDVQIAAHKDARIHFYGRPGGGFPYPEDVLRELKKAMEGAYERSL from the coding sequence CTGAAACTCACCAAGGGCAATATCGCCCTCGCCGAAGGGGCGCTCCAGGCGGGCTGCCGTTACTATTTCGGCTATCCCATAACCCCCCAGAACGACATCCCCGAGTACCTGGCGCGCCAACTCCCGAAGCTCGGGGGCACCTTCATCCCCGCCGAAAGCGAGATCGCGTCCATCAACATGGTCATGGGCGCCGCGGCCGCCGGGAAGCGCGCGATGACGTCGTCCTCCGGCCCGGGGATTTCGCTCATGCAGGAGGCGCTCTCCTACATGGCGGGGTCCGATACTCCCTGCGTCGTGGTGAACATCATGCGCTGCGGCCCGGGACTGGGGGGCATCTCGCCCACCCAGGGCGACTATTCCCAGGCGGTGCACGGCGGCGGCCACGGCGACTACCACAACATCGTGCTCGCACCGGCATCGGTGCAGGAGATGTTCGACCTCACCATCAAGGCCTTCGAGCTGGCCGACAAGTACCGCAACCCGGCCATGGTCATCGCCGATGCGATGATCGGGCAGTTCCAGGAGCCCTGCAGGCTCACCCCGAAGGAGCCGGTCGTCCTCCCCGAAAAGCCGTGGGCGCTCACCGGGCGAAAGGGTCGCACTCCGCAACTCATCAAGAGCCTCTACCTGGGCGACGGAGAGCAGGAAGCGCACAACATGCTCCTCGTCCGGAAGTACCGCGAGATACAGGATAACGAAGTCATGTGCGAGGAATGGCACCTTGACGACGCGGAGGTCATGATCATCGCCTTCGGAACGCCCTCCAGGGTGGCCAAGACCGCGATCATCCAGGCCCGCGCGCAGGGAATAAAGGTAGGGCTGCTTCGTCCCTTAACCGTGTTCCCGTTTCCCTCGAAGCAGGTGTACGAACATTCGTCGCGGATACCGAACGTGCTCGTCGTCGAGATGAACACAGGCCAGATGCTGCGCGACGTGCAGATAGCCGCGCACAAGGACGCGCGCATTCATTTCTACGGACGCCCCGGCGGCGGCTTCCCCTACCCGGAGGACGTGCTGCGCGAGCTTAAAAAGGCAATGGAGGGGGCATATGAACGCAGTCTTTAA